The following proteins are encoded in a genomic region of Oncorhynchus keta strain PuntledgeMale-10-30-2019 chromosome 35, Oket_V2, whole genome shotgun sequence:
- the LOC118369305 gene encoding claudin-15-like, with amino-acid sequence MDPILEVVCLLLGFIGWVMVGIAIPNRYWKVSTDDGNVIITSSIYENLWMSCATDSTGVHNCREFPSLLALNGYIQASRALMIAAVVFGSIGLVATLVGVQCSKAAGEDMVLKGRIVGVGGVLFFLQGLCTMISVSWYAFNITQDFFNPFYPGIKYEIGEGLYIGWCSAVLALTGGSCLTCACKLDTSEKQPYEPRGRVYSGVAPSRSQAATSYGQDAYV; translated from the exons ATGGATCCTATACTGGAGGTTGTTTGCTTGCTGCTTGGGTTCATAGGATGGGTGATGGTGGGGATAGCTATACCGAACCGTTACTGGAAGGTTTCAACGGATGACGGGAACGTCATCATTACCTCGAGCATCTATGAGAACCTATGGATGTCTTGTGCCACGGACTCAACTGGTGTCCACAACTGCCGCGAGTTCCCCTCTCTACTGGCCCTGAACG GATACATCCAGGCGTCTCGAGCATTGATGATTGCAGCGGTCGTTTTTGGATCTATCGGGCTCGTCGCCACCCTGGTCGGGGTACAGTGTTCTAAAGCGGCCGGAGAGGACATGGTTCTAAAGGGTAGAATAGTTGGCGTTGGTGGTGTGCTTTTCTTTCTTCAAG GCCTGTGCACAATGATCTCAGTGTCTTGGTATGCTTTCAACATCACCCAGGACTTTTTTAACCCATTCTATCCCGGGATAAA GTATGAAATCGGAGAGGGCCTCTACATTGGCTGGTGCTCGGCTGTTCTTGCTCTCACTGGAGGGTCATGTTTGACATGTGCCTGCAAACTGGACACGTCTGAGAAACA ACCGTACGAGCCCAGGGGCAGAGTGTACTCTGGAGTTGCACCATCACGGAGTCAGGCTGCCACTTCCTACGGCCAGGACGCCTATGTCTGA
- the LOC118368792 gene encoding dnaJ homolog subfamily C member 3-like isoform X2, translated as MESGRRKGLNGVLSYLSLLCVILDIQLDGVLGATHVEIEQHLEMGRKLLAAGQLAEALSHYHHAVEGDSKNYLTYYKRAAVFLAMGKSKSALPDLTRAIQLKPDFLAARLQRGKILLKQGNTQDAREDFETVLHRSPDQEEARDQLLRANKLEELREEAHAAHHRGDYSTTITVLDRVVELSPWDPESRELRADCYIRLGDPRKAIHDLTPTTQLRNDNRAAFLKLSILHYSLGEHQESLGHVRECLKLDQDDKDCLSHYKQVKKLSKQLDSAEEHIEEARYQEAIAKYESVMRREPNVPYYTNKANERICFCLVKNKMTAEAIDICSEAHQRDPRNINILRDRAEAFILNQDYEKAVEDYQEAREFDMENNEIREGLERAQKLLKLSRKRDYYKILGVNRSANKQEIIKAYRKLAQQWHPDNFREEAKKKEAEKRFIDIASAKEVLTDPEKRQKFDSGEDPLDPESQQGGGGGQGGQGRPFHFESGGNYHFKFNH; from the exons ATGGAGTCGGGTCGACGGAAAGGTCTCAACGGGGTCCTGTCTTACTTGTCTCTGCTCTGTGTCATTCTGGACATCCAGTTGGACG GTGTCTTGGGGGCAACTCATGTGGAGATTGAGCAGCACTTGGAGATGGGCCGTAAGCTGTTGGCCGCTGGTCAACTGGCGGAGGCTTTGTCCCACTACCACCATGCAGTGG AGGGAGACTCGAAGAACTACCTCACCTACTACAAGCGGGCAGCTGTGTTTCTGGCCATGGGGAAGTCCAAATCAGCCCTTCCAGATCTGACCAGAGCCATCCAGCTCAAACCAGACTTCCTGGCT GCCAGACTGCAGAGAGGGAAAATCCTCCTGAAGCAGGGCAACACCCAGGATGCTCGGGAGGACTTTGAGACTGTG ctGCATCGCTCCCCTGACCAGGAGGAGGCACGGGACCAGTTGCTGAGGGCCAACAAGCTGGAGGAGCTGCGGGAGGAGGCCCACGCGGCCCACCACAGAGGAGACTACAGCACCACCATCACTGTGCTGGACCGCGTCGTAGAG ctCTCCCCCTGGGACCCTGAGTCACGGGAGCTCCGAGCTGATTGCTACATCCGCCTGGGAGATCCCAGGAAGGCCATCCACGACCTGACTCCCACCACCCAGCTGAGGAATGACAACCGAGCTGCCTTCCTCAAGCTCAGCATCCTGCATTATAGCCTGGGAGAGCACCAGGAGTCACTAGG TCACGTCCGAGAGTGTCTGAAGCTGGACCAGGATGACAAAGACTGTTTATCCCACTACAAACAGGTGAAGAAGCTCAGCAAGCAGCTGGACTCTGCCGAGGAGCACATCGAGGAGGCGAG GTATCAGGAGGCCATAGCTAAGTATGAGTCAGTGATGAGAAGAGAGCCTAATGTCCCATACTACACCAACAAGGCCAATGAGAGAATCTGCTTCTGCCTGGTCAAG AACAAGATGACTGCTGAGGCAATAGACATCTGTTCTGAAGCCCACCAGAGAGACCCACGCAACATCAACATCCTCCGAGACAGAGCTGAGGCTTTCATCCTCAACCAGGACTACGAGAAAG CGGTGGAAGACTACCAGGAAGCGAGGGAGTTTGACATGGAGAACAATGAGATCAGGGAAGGTCTGGAGCGAGCCCAAAAACTGCTCAAGCTCTCCCGGAAGAGAGACTATTACAAGATCTTGGGTGTCAATAG GAGTGCCAACAAACAGGAAATCATCAAGGCGTACAGGAAGCTGGCCCAACAGTGGCATCCTGACAACTTCAGAGAGGAGGCAAAGAAGAAGGAGGCGGAGAAAAGGTTCATCGACATCGCCTCTGCTAAAGAGGTGCTCACCGACCCag AAAAGCGTCAGAAATTTGACTCGGGCGAGGACCCCCTGGACCCAGAGAGccagcagggtggaggagggggtcaGGGTGGCCAAGGACGGCCCTTCCACTTCGAGTCAGGCGGCAACTACCACTTCAAGTTCAACCACTAG
- the LOC118368792 gene encoding dnaJ homolog subfamily C member 3-like isoform X1, translating into MESGRRKGLNGVLSYLSLLCVILDIQLDGKTRQTSVVSGVLGATHVEIEQHLEMGRKLLAAGQLAEALSHYHHAVEGDSKNYLTYYKRAAVFLAMGKSKSALPDLTRAIQLKPDFLAARLQRGKILLKQGNTQDAREDFETVLHRSPDQEEARDQLLRANKLEELREEAHAAHHRGDYSTTITVLDRVVELSPWDPESRELRADCYIRLGDPRKAIHDLTPTTQLRNDNRAAFLKLSILHYSLGEHQESLGHVRECLKLDQDDKDCLSHYKQVKKLSKQLDSAEEHIEEARYQEAIAKYESVMRREPNVPYYTNKANERICFCLVKNKMTAEAIDICSEAHQRDPRNINILRDRAEAFILNQDYEKAVEDYQEAREFDMENNEIREGLERAQKLLKLSRKRDYYKILGVNRSANKQEIIKAYRKLAQQWHPDNFREEAKKKEAEKRFIDIASAKEVLTDPEKRQKFDSGEDPLDPESQQGGGGGQGGQGRPFHFESGGNYHFKFNH; encoded by the exons ATGGAGTCGGGTCGACGGAAAGGTCTCAACGGGGTCCTGTCTTACTTGTCTCTGCTCTGTGTCATTCTGGACATCCAGTTGGACGGTAAGACAAGACAGACAAG TGTTGTTTCAGGTGTCTTGGGGGCAACTCATGTGGAGATTGAGCAGCACTTGGAGATGGGCCGTAAGCTGTTGGCCGCTGGTCAACTGGCGGAGGCTTTGTCCCACTACCACCATGCAGTGG AGGGAGACTCGAAGAACTACCTCACCTACTACAAGCGGGCAGCTGTGTTTCTGGCCATGGGGAAGTCCAAATCAGCCCTTCCAGATCTGACCAGAGCCATCCAGCTCAAACCAGACTTCCTGGCT GCCAGACTGCAGAGAGGGAAAATCCTCCTGAAGCAGGGCAACACCCAGGATGCTCGGGAGGACTTTGAGACTGTG ctGCATCGCTCCCCTGACCAGGAGGAGGCACGGGACCAGTTGCTGAGGGCCAACAAGCTGGAGGAGCTGCGGGAGGAGGCCCACGCGGCCCACCACAGAGGAGACTACAGCACCACCATCACTGTGCTGGACCGCGTCGTAGAG ctCTCCCCCTGGGACCCTGAGTCACGGGAGCTCCGAGCTGATTGCTACATCCGCCTGGGAGATCCCAGGAAGGCCATCCACGACCTGACTCCCACCACCCAGCTGAGGAATGACAACCGAGCTGCCTTCCTCAAGCTCAGCATCCTGCATTATAGCCTGGGAGAGCACCAGGAGTCACTAGG TCACGTCCGAGAGTGTCTGAAGCTGGACCAGGATGACAAAGACTGTTTATCCCACTACAAACAGGTGAAGAAGCTCAGCAAGCAGCTGGACTCTGCCGAGGAGCACATCGAGGAGGCGAG GTATCAGGAGGCCATAGCTAAGTATGAGTCAGTGATGAGAAGAGAGCCTAATGTCCCATACTACACCAACAAGGCCAATGAGAGAATCTGCTTCTGCCTGGTCAAG AACAAGATGACTGCTGAGGCAATAGACATCTGTTCTGAAGCCCACCAGAGAGACCCACGCAACATCAACATCCTCCGAGACAGAGCTGAGGCTTTCATCCTCAACCAGGACTACGAGAAAG CGGTGGAAGACTACCAGGAAGCGAGGGAGTTTGACATGGAGAACAATGAGATCAGGGAAGGTCTGGAGCGAGCCCAAAAACTGCTCAAGCTCTCCCGGAAGAGAGACTATTACAAGATCTTGGGTGTCAATAG GAGTGCCAACAAACAGGAAATCATCAAGGCGTACAGGAAGCTGGCCCAACAGTGGCATCCTGACAACTTCAGAGAGGAGGCAAAGAAGAAGGAGGCGGAGAAAAGGTTCATCGACATCGCCTCTGCTAAAGAGGTGCTCACCGACCCag AAAAGCGTCAGAAATTTGACTCGGGCGAGGACCCCCTGGACCCAGAGAGccagcagggtggaggagggggtcaGGGTGGCCAAGGACGGCCCTTCCACTTCGAGTCAGGCGGCAACTACCACTTCAAGTTCAACCACTAG